The sequence below is a genomic window from Coffea arabica cultivar ET-39 chromosome 8e, Coffea Arabica ET-39 HiFi, whole genome shotgun sequence.
gggtgggaggcaaGGACCAATTTGCCACGTTAAAAAAAGTGACTTCGCTTAAAAAAGTGGTCACCAATATTTAGTTTCCTCCGAATTATTCTTAAACATCTTTAGATCCGTTCTCTTCCCTAATGTATGATAAATTTGGTTATACAACAATTATCATCTtcgaaaaaaaaggagaaggaTATTTAAAAGAACAACGGGCCTCAACCTCTCAAGAAACTTCTCCACGCGTAACATGCCATTACAACAATTCTTCAATTCATCATGACAGGCTTTGGATACAGATATCACAAAACCACATGATTTTGTATCTTTCATCCAAAAATGGGTGCATCCGTCCGCCATGGATCTGAAAATAGTCCTTTTTAATCTTTAACAGTCCTCTGGCCAACCTTATTAGGTGGACCGTAGTTTTCGAAGAGAAATTTACTTTACGCTTTTGGCCTCAAATTTTTGTTGCCGTAAATATGGCACCAACAGCCTTCAAACTAGCTAGTAGAATATACAATTTGTGTTTTTTAAATTATGAGTACATCTATCAAGTGATCAAATAGAGttcaagtattaattttttggaaaggcaaagttaaattaaaaaatttatatagatGCAATCATTAACTGTATATTCACATGATAAGTTAGATCTGATTTAAGTATACAAACGAGTGTCTAGCAATTAATTAGGAAAAGCCCTTGGTTTATTTATTAAAAGAAAGATCGAAAAGTAAGTGAATAAGCTCTGACATCGTTAACAAAACAAAACATAGTAAATTAGCAAGTGTGACGGGGTTGTTaatagggttaattccactttgtccccccaaactttggacgattacccacttcagtctctaaacttcaaaatgggacacttaagtccctaaaacttataaattgggacacttaagtccctaaacttataaaatgagATACTTgaatccctaaacttataaaatgggacacttcaaCCACTAATGACATTCAGGATTCTGTCAACAAATTTCCTTaattgggaggtatttataagtttagagacttaagtgtcccattttgaagtttagggactgaagtgggtaatcgtccaaagtttggggggacaaagtggaattaacccttgtTAATATATGGAAATGGATTAACAGATGGAATGTGCAGGGCcacctttatttttatttttatttgtttatttctctctcttaataattttcctttAGCGTTAGGTAGCATAAACAGTTGCCTTCTTTGGCATATCCCACGATTGGTAATGAGTTCCTTGGGTTTATGGATGGAAATAAGAGATATTTGCTTTGCTCGAGCAATAAGTTTGGATAGCAATAACACATGGAAAAATTTTGTTGGTATGCGGATCTCTTGATAATAGACCGCCAACAGCCTTGTTTAATTTGCAAGATTATTTTTCTCAGTCTTTAAATCTGTTTCTTATCTTGTTTATTTTTCGAATATGGTATTGAACAATAAGTTGGATATCATGTACATTGTTTCCTTTGTTTCACGTTAGCTAACTGCTGTTATTTTTGTAATGGCAGCTAAAGTGAATTATAACATGGTGATGGAAATGGGATTACCTCTTTAACCAGGAAGAAGATACTAACCAAAATAAAGAGCTTGAAGTACAACGAAACCCcacccccccctcccccccccccccccccccccccccccccccaaatccaaaaaaaaaaaattttggcaacAAATTGAAGGTGCATATTACTCTTTTTTCAGCCACTAAGGGTGTTTTCAACCATTGGATCATTTTAATCTTGGCCTTGATAACAAATTTGCACACAGAAGTGCGTGtttcaatcattgaatcatTTTTCAGTCATTGGATCTTCGtcaatttaaaatttataagatagaactttacaagaaagaacaaaagataTGTACGACacaaattatttgtgaaaataattGAAACTTTTAATATTTAACCTTTTAATTGACAAGACATCATTGTTGTATTTTTTCAAGgactataataaaaaaatactaCATTTTAAGGGTAACAATTGACACGTTAGCATGTccagttgatttttttttcggtGATTCCACAATTGAAACTTTCCACTAGCTGGGCAGCTCGATTGGTCACAGCACGCCTCCTAAGGAGCTGTTGTCCATTCCCATCAGGGGTCGAGTCCCATGGTTATCGTGTTTGGGGGGTGAGGCCTCTCCTCCCGAGCCGGTGGGGGATTAGTCGAGTCCGGTTTAGCCGATGGTCCGGATACCCTCtccgtcaaaaaaaaaaaaaaaaagtgactcGTGAAGTGGACCGcgaaaattaaacaaataaacaactaaaagtgGAACAAATTACTCGGCTATCCATTGAATTTTTTGGATAGTAGAGTTTCAGCCACTCATCTTTTAAAAGTATGtatttattcactaaattataaaaaagtgtaaattttttaatatcGTATATTTCTACGATCAAGTCTCCAGACCTTAGGACTTGTAAGTAGGGTTGATGCTGAATCGAATAGCTTGACTCGATCTCGCAAGCTACTCAATCAGCAACTCACCTTGAGCTCAAGCTGCTTGATAGAAGCAGCGAGTCGAGTTTAAGATTTAATATTTTACACTCGAAAGCTAAACGAGCATAATTAAGTTTTTTTCTAatatgtattttaatttttattattgtaaaaTGTTAATAAtatcttttatttaaaattatatgtaaaatattaatttttattactttagcTTGATTAGGCTTAATTGAGCTTGAATAGGCTCgattgaacttgatttgaattgattagatttaattaaactcgagttcgagatcgagctcgaactcgaacttAGTTATTTTATCTTGAGTCGAGCATTATTCGAGTTTAATTTGATTCGAATGCACCCTACTCATAAGAGTCACAAGACAGAGGAGCGGTGAAAATAGACTTGATGGTAGGAACTAGGAACCGATAGAATTGTTCAGAATTTATAATTTTGATAGTTTAATAGGTAAAATACCTACTTTTAAAAGTTAAGTAAACAGAACTCAACTATTCAAAAAATTTAGTGGGTAACCGTGTAATTTGCTACTAAAAGAGCTTCTGGTTTAAAATAATCACATCTTCCCGGGAAAATATCCCCTGAGGAAATAAATCTAAATCCAAGACCACTCCAAAAATCAGTCAATAGTAATGGCGTTATCCACCTCTGCCGCTTCTCCCTGTTTACTTCTCAAGCCCACTTCCCTATTCAGCATTAGAGTCCCAGCTGATTTCAAGAAggaagatatactttcagtcgGTGCCGGGATTGCTGGCCTAGCCACCGCCATCACACTCAAAAGGTTCTCCTTAATCCAACTGCTTTTTCTTTGGGGTAGAATTTTGATAACTTTTCAGGATTTTTATTCAAGTTTTTCATgagattttgttttcttgtaaGTTAGGCTTGGAATTCGGTCCAAGGTACTTGTACAGGCTGAGTCCTTGCGAAGTGGAGGAACTTCACTAATCCAAAGGTAAATAGTAGTCTAATTTAATAATTGCATTACTTAATCAtcttttttagatttttttatttGCATGTTTTCAAGAGTACGAAATATTCAATGTGGCAATACGACATGATTATCATAGCAGCTAgtgataattttcaaaattataatTCAAAATCAGTTTAAATAATCAAATGCTAACAACTCCTTCTGCGTTATTTAGTATTGTACTCGTTTTAGACGTCAGCGTGAGATTTAGATTCTCCCAAATTGGCATATCTTATTGTACCTACATTGCAAATCTTGATTTGTTGTTTAGACTCTTTTAAATCCCTCTTTCTGCAAAGATTTACTAGTTCTAAAGTAAGTGGTCCAATAATATAGACCAGGTAAATGCATACATTAAAAAAGAGGCTATCGTAGGTGCAATCAGAATTCATACCTTAAGCTTCTGAATGCTATTGTACAGGTTacaaactgataatcagcttttaAGTTGTTTTATTTCAACCAGATGTTAGATGAAATTACACTCTTATGTATACTGAGATGTCTATAAAATCTTTAGAGCATCCTCAAGTGAATTTCCTGAAATAATAGGCATTGTCATCACAGGCGCAAGCATGTTACGGTCTGGACCATCCAACCCGTTAGGTCCTCCTCTGCAGCTCCTGCCACAGTCGTATCAGAGGAAGAGGATAACGTGTTATCGTTGGATGTAAGTGACATAAAGGCAATAAGCAGAAGCTGGCTATGGAGAGGCCACAAAATCAACTACTTGCATTATCAGGCAGGCGATGGAAAAACCTCGCCTGCTGCTCCCCCTTTACTTCTAGTTCATGGGTTCGGGGCTTCCGTTGCTCATTGGCGCAAGTATCcatcaaattttttattacaaACTTTATGTTGCATTCAATCTACATTCTGAATCTAAGAACAATACTATAGAGCATTTTTGTTCTGGGGCCCTATGATTATGTAGTACCTATTTTTCTGTGGTTCTTATCGCTTTAAGCAAAGTATTCACATTATCCGTGTGTTGCGTAGGAGATCTTGTTCATTCCTTTCAtttgataaagattttgaaaacctcTTACATCAGATTTTTCTGATCTTAAAGGTtggtattttcttttttcattattcTACACATTTTCCTTCTTTAGTTGCCCTTGCTGAAGTCCTGTCATGTCCTATCCTATCCTTTCCTTCTGCATTTGcacatatttttccttttcgaAGATTGTATGCTTCATGTAGATGGATTGTATGCTCAAGTCAtctgatatttttctacaaagcATCACAATTAATTGATTTTCTTTCAGGAACATAGCAATATTGTCTAGAAGTTATACTGTTTATGCTATCGACCTTCTTGGCTTTGGTGCTTCTGATAAACCTACCGGCTTTGCTTACTCAACGGAAGGTTGGAGTCAGGTGAACTCTTGAATGGTTTGTTTAATGTATGTCTATCAGCAATTTACTAGTATTTACTACTCACAGATGTAGTAATTCTGCTCAAACAGTTGATATTGGATTTTGTGAATGAAATTATTCAAAGGCCAACGGTACTAATCGGGAACTCAGTTGGAAGTCTTGCTTGTCTAATTGCTGCTGCCGGTATGTTTAGCTTATGCCTGTACTTGAAAAAAGGAAGTATTATGCTCCCCTGTATTGATTGAAAATGTTTCTGGTTTACTTCTTATTTCAATAGAGTCTAGTAGTTGGTCCTTGATTCGAGGGCTTGTTCTACTAAATTGTGCTGGTGGCATGAACAACAAAGCCATTGTTGATGATTGGAGAATCAAGCTGTTGTTACCTCTACTTTGGTTTTTCGACTTCTTACTGAATCAGAGAAGGATTGCCGCTTTTCTTTTTGATAAAGTCAAACAAAGGTACTAGTACCACATAAATTGATGTTTTCTGTGATCCCGTAATTGGGGCTGCCTGATCATAAAGCTTTAACACGTCATGTTTGATGCAGAGATAATATTAGGAACATCTTAACGTCAATCTATGGAAATAAGGAATCTGTGGATGATGACCTGGTAGAGGTAACTGATTAATGTCAATCCATTCCTCTCGTGACCATTGTGCTCTTCCTCGCAACTTTCTATTGCAGTTCGCTAAATCCATCATAATACTGACaaatgcatgatttttcttCCCCCCCTCAAATTGTTGCAGATAATTAGGGAACCAGCAGATGATGAAGGGGCACTCGATGCTTTTGTTTCAGTTGTCACTGGACCACCGGGTCCAAGTCCAGTTCAGTTGATCCCAAAACTTACTCTACCTATCCTGGTGCTTTGGGGTGATGAAGACCCATTCACCCCTATTGATGGACCTGTTGGCAAGTATTTCTCCTCCTTACCTGGTCAAGTACCAAACGTAAGTCTTTTTGTTCTGGAAGGAGTTGGACATTGTCCTCATGATGACAGACCTGAGTTAGTCCATGCTAAGCTCCTTCCTTGGCTAGCCCAGCTACCCGCTTTGCAAGATAATGCAAATAATTTGTCTCGAGCAAATTGATTGATCAGATAAAGTCGTTATGTCTTTTGCTCATACGTCGAAGCCCAGAACGAGGAAACTAGAAGGAAACATCGTGCTGTTTTTGTCATATTCTTTCTTGTATCATGACTGTTTGGGAGGTTAGCATTTAGCAACAGGTATTATATAATGCGAGATTATTGACATATTTACAACCTAGTAGCGTTGTACTCATCTTGATCTTTTATCTCCGTCACTGAACCAATTTTCTCACATTACACACTCGGTTCAGAGGCATGCAGAATTGATCCCCAATCTTTGTCATACTTTGTGCAGAAGTTTTGTTGGGGCCTTTTCCTGTTTTCTCCCTTTTAAAGCTCCacttttttcatcttcaatgAGGGGAAAAGAGAACAAGATGGAAAGTACTCTCCCTACTACCAGAAACAACGAAAACTACTGACTCTGTAAAATCAATACAACCTCACGTCACTCATGGCCCTTTTTGCACTATTTTTCAGTGCAATTGAACACCAAAAAGATAGATAACATAGCAAGTTActccatttctttcttcttttgtttttctagtTTAGCATATGAAACTAAAAACGTGTAATTAAAAAAGTGAAAGAGACTAATCTGATAGCATGAAGAAATTGTCTTTTTCTCTACCTTTTCATTACCACCTCAAGGTAAATTGTATTTGATTACACTTTTTTATCTACTTCATTGAACATCTAAATTCGTCATTCTTTAGACAGTCATGTTCACACGCTTTTCAATATTCACAAATTATCTTTCCCTTATACATTATTTTTGTTCTAttagcgtgaaatgttggatgaACTCACTTAAAAAGCTTCCCTAATGGCTAATATCATTATTTTCTAGTGGAATCCTTTCAATCAGCACTGTCTAAGGGGCTAAATCAACCCAACCCTTGCAACTTTAATATGTAaacttttcaggaaaaattGATAACTTTAGATAGTTGAAGGATTGAATTGCCACAACGTTGTATTCTCAAGGACCATAGTGAAAAAGACACCACTACTTCTTGAGGGGTAAAAGAGGGACTGAAAAAGCTAAAAGTGCTTATTTTGACACGTCCACATATTCCCATGCAATTTTGCGCTAATAAAATAGACCACAAAAATTAAGTAAATCAATAAAACAGCTTGAGGTTCAAAATAATCGTCTTcccggggaaaaaaaaaaagtctgatCATTTTtcataccatttcatttcatagCAACCAAATCTAACGCTTCTCCAAGAATCAAATCATGGCAATGGCGGCATCAACCTCTGCCTCTTCTCCTCATTTACTTCTTGTCAAGTCGTCAATTTCCTTTCGTCATTCATTCCAATGCCTCCATCGTCTTCCTGCAAACCAGTCTTGGTTTGAAGCTGCCCAAATCAATAATACTAGTAGGTCTATTACACCCAAATCCAGAACTTCTCCTTTCAGCATTAAAGCTCAAGCTGATGCTAAGAAAGAAGACATAGTTATTATCGGAGCAGGGATTGCCGGCCTCGCCACCGCCGTTTCACTTCAAAGGTTCTCTTTAATTCTATTCGAAAATAAAATAGCACAAGTGGACAACTGCTCGTGATCTGTACAATGTAAAGTACTTATGATTGCTATTGTTTTTGTCTGAgattcttttttgctttttttttggggtgagtaGGCTTGGAATTAAGTCCAGGGTACTTGAGCAGGCTGAGTCCTTGCGAACTGGAGGAACTTCACTAACCTTGTTCAAGAATGGATGGAGTGTGTTGGATGCAATTGGAGTTGGGAATGAACTCAGGACCCAATTTCTTGAAATTCAAGGGTATATTTATTTGCATCACTTGATACTTGTATACATACCTTCTTAAGAACTTTTGCAAATGTGTCATTTCTGTTGTATATTGAATGAACGATTCACTATTCAGCAATGCAATAACAAACCATGAAGACACATGTTTAAAAAATCAAGTTCTTCAATCTTGACACCGGAAAAATCATGTAATCATTCTTTACTCTTTCAAGGGTCTTGTTGCAGATTAGTAACTTTTTCCTGTAACTAGCGTTACAGGATGGTGATAAAGTCAGAAGATGGAAACGAAATGCGGTCCTTCAATTTCAAGGATGAAGATGAAAGGTGCTTCTTGGCTTCCACTTTGATTCCACCGAGTATTTCGTTGCACAATCTTTCACTGGTTTAATTTACTGATTAAATTAAGATGAAGCAGTCAAGAGGTCCGCGCAGTGGAGAGGAGAATTTTACTAGAAACACTAGCAAATCAGCTACCATCAGATTCCGTTTCTTTCTCCTCAAGGCTGGTGAATATCCAAAGAGAGGAAAATGGAGAAACAAAGTTGCAACTTCAGGATGGTAGCGAGTTATCTGCAAAGGTAGCTTGACTTGCGtccttcttttcttgaaattgcTGCATCCCTTATTCGTCCTACAGTATCCAAAGGTCTGACATTTCACCAGGTGGTGATCGCCTGTGATGGAATCGGGTCTCCAGTGGCGAAGTGGATGGGATTTCCAGAGCCCAAATACGTTGGTCATTGTGCTTTTCGTGGCCTAGGATATTTTCCTGAAGGGCAGCCATTTAATCCCAGAGTCAACTATATCTATGGGAAAGGAATACGCGCTGCATATGTCCCAGTTTCTTCAACTAAGGTCTACTGGTTTGTCTGCTTCAACAGCTCATCTCCAGGTATACTGTGTACACAACTACACATGGTTATTCTCAGTTTATCAGTCAAGTTGCTAATTCTTTACAAAATGAAGTTCTGATCATCAAGCAGGATGCTGATTTGTCTAGTCTAGCGGTGCCCTGCGCTAAAATGCTGAGTGCACACTTGTTCTGTTTTGAAACTAATGATCCCCTAAATCAGATTGAAATAAAGATTTAGTATAAAACAAATGCTCTTGAGATACTCAACTTAGCAAATTCTCCAGTTTTTAGGGACAACCAGTCTTTTCTCAAAAATTGCTTTAGTTGTTTCATTTGTACATGTGCAGGTCCAAAGATCACTGATACATCTCTGCTGAGGCAGCAAACTAATGAATTAGTTAGAAATTGGCCAGCAGATTTGTTGAACATAATAGATCTTACCCCTGATGACACAATCATAAGAACTCCATTGGTAGACAGATGGCTATGGCCAGTGGCAAGTCCTCCAGCGTCAACAGGAAAGGTTGTGCTGGTCGGCGATGCATGGCACCCAATGACACCCAACCTTGGACAAGGAGCATGCTGTGCATTAGAGGATGCAGTGGTTCTGGCTAAAAAGCTTGCAGAGGCTGTCAAATCAGAAGCCATGTCCATCGAAGAAGCATTCAGGTCTTATCAAGATGAGCGCTGGGGTCGTGTGTTCCCATTAACCATACGAGCAAATGTTGTGGGGACTCTATTGCAGTGGGATGATCCTCTGTGGTGCTTCGTGAGGAACAACATTGTTATCCCTAAGCTAGTTAGTCTTGGACCAGTGCTGGAACACACGAATTTTGAATTTGAGCCTCTATTAACTAACTGAAACATGCAAGAGGTGGCGAAATTTGGATGGGGCTTGAAATAGTGCACAAGATAGAACAGAATTCTTCTCATCATCGTATCTCAAATGTAAAGATACAATACATAGCTTAAGCTGCcacaaaaatattttctttagcATGCTTTTATAGAAATAATCAAAATACTGTAATGCCTTCCACAACTTGAAAGTTAAATACAGACCTGTATCTCTTGAAGGTCTGAAAGAATAATAGGAAGCAAGATCTCCTCCTCTTCGGAGGCAATAAATGGACGTGTGCTACTGAGAGCATTTACATTTGTCTTTCAAAAAAAGCCTAAATAGAGTAGAGTTCAGGAACAAAGTAACAGAAAGCATCCACTGTAAATGTCAAAATAATTCTTCGTACTGGACCATAAGACATGTTGATCGATGCAGAGAAGCAGTGAGACTTTTCCATGCTATCTAATAATATTGTGCTCTGCTGAACCTGTAGATTGGTTATCCAGAACTTCATCATCAGCAGATTGATTAACTGGATCTACGCCTTCTGTAGATTGGTTAGCTGGATTTAAATCTTCCTGCTTCAAGGTGGATTCCAAGCTACTCTTTCCATGGCCACGATCAACTCCACTCTTAATCAATGAACTTTCGATTCTGGCAACAACGGAATCACTTTTATTCACCAAATCAACTGCAGTACAGAGTATAAATCAAAACTCCGAATCCCATTGAGGCTTCTTTATCTTAAGATGAGTCATGAGGAACAAATAAATAAGCTGAAATTCATATCTAGTCTCAGTCAACAAATTCTTTAGTATTGACACACAAAACGGGAACAAGTGTGGACTACATAACTTAGAGAAACTTAGTTCGGTTTGTGCACAAGAATACCACATATACCAGCAATCTTACACCAAATATatcatttttttgaaaatagaATTTAGGACATGTTTCATAGAGAATCCCTTCTACATTGCAAAAAAACAGTAGATGCCACCAGGGAACACAATAAACTTTCAATCAACTAAAGTTTTAGTGGTCCAGCACTTTCTCCGCCATCATCACATAATGCACTTGCATCCAACAATCTTGCCATCCCAACCAACGCTCATATATTGAATTGATGAGATGTTCAAAGACAAACAACATAATGTTACTAAGAAGGCAGAAAACAGCAGTTCAAAAACGCCCCCATGTGATTATAGGCACACATATTTTGATTATTGTCTTTTCGCTACCTCTGGAATACTCCAGGTCCAGAAGATCATCGTAAAACTTGACTAAAATTACTAGCTGCGAAACAACAGAGAACAAAAGACACTTAAAAATTGGGGATCAAATTTATGCCTGAATAGTGTCCAGCAGAAAATATTATCAATGATAAGAAGGAAGAGTGAGAACTCCATTCTATCTGTAGGATATCAACAAACAAGAATGATAACAAAAAACCCATTGCATACAGCATCAGTAATGTTCATGATAAGTAAAGGTTTTGCCTCTACTGGAATTGTTTCAAATACCTCACTACCCACTATAAAGATACAATTTTTGGTACATAGTTATACAGAAAAATATCAGAGGTGTTAAACAAAAGGCATAATTTCACCAAAAAATCCAAGatcccttttttgttttctttttcaccCGATCACAATTACAATGGCAGCTTGAATTACACAGCCTTGAGTACTTAAGATCTGATACACGAGTTCTCTTCCATGTTGAGCTCTGCTCTGCTGAAAGTCTCTGTTAGTATTATTCTCCGCAGGAGAATTGCTTGTAGTCCTGCAGTTTCGTCTTTCTTTAGCACCATATGTTGACATAGTGCAGTAATTTTATCAAGCTATCTTCTTATGTTACTTAATCAAATTTCCTTCGACTTCAGCACTAAAAAAATGAACCACATCTAAGTCATTAAATATTTTTTCCCAGTATCCACATTCAGAGTCCTAGATAATTGATCCTAGTCTCTAGATGACAAAAGCTTTCACTTCTAAGCGGAGTGGTAGTCTTTTAGGTTCAGATTCTCTTTCCTCCGCCGTTGGATTTAGCCATACACAAATATTGGACATCACCTTCAAGTCAACTCTTATTGATCTTGATATCCTTAAATCCCCCGCCTGATCACCCAGCTATAAATTTTAGGAATTCAAAGAAACAAATCACTCTCCATTTCACAAAAGAAAAACTTAGCAGAACCAAGAACAGAGCAAATGGGATCGTCATAAAGAATGAGAAATTCCATGCTAccgaaaaataagaaaaaaaaaaacaatattaAGTACA
It includes:
- the LOC113702982 gene encoding uncharacterized protein isoform X2; the encoded protein is MALSTSAASPCLLLKPTSLFSIRVPADFKKEDILSVGAGIAGLATAITLKRLGIRSKVLVQAESLRSGGTSLIQRRKHVTVWTIQPVRSSSAAPATVVSEEEDNVLSLDVSDIKAISRSWLWRGHKINYLHYQAGDGKTSPAAPPLLLVHGFGASVAHWRKNIAILSRSYTVYAIDLLGFGASDKPTGFAYSTEGWSQLILDFVNEIIQRPTVLIGNSVGSLACLIAAAESSSWSLIRGLVLLNCAGGMNNKAIVDDWRIKLLLPLLWFFDFLLNQRRIAAFLFDKVKQRDNIRNILTSIYGNKESVDDDLVEIIREPADDEGALDAFVSVVTGPPGPSPVQLIPKLTLPILVLWGDEDPFTPIDGPVGKYFSSLPGQVPNVSLFVLEGVGHCPHDDRPELVHAKLLPWLAQLPALQDNANNLSRAN
- the LOC113702982 gene encoding uncharacterized protein isoform X1; its protein translation is MALSTSAASPCLLLKPTSLFSIRVPADFKKEDILSVGAGIAGLATAITLKRLGIRSKVLVQAESLRSGGTSLIQRHCHHRRKHVTVWTIQPVRSSSAAPATVVSEEEDNVLSLDVSDIKAISRSWLWRGHKINYLHYQAGDGKTSPAAPPLLLVHGFGASVAHWRKNIAILSRSYTVYAIDLLGFGASDKPTGFAYSTEGWSQLILDFVNEIIQRPTVLIGNSVGSLACLIAAAESSSWSLIRGLVLLNCAGGMNNKAIVDDWRIKLLLPLLWFFDFLLNQRRIAAFLFDKVKQRDNIRNILTSIYGNKESVDDDLVEIIREPADDEGALDAFVSVVTGPPGPSPVQLIPKLTLPILVLWGDEDPFTPIDGPVGKYFSSLPGQVPNVSLFVLEGVGHCPHDDRPELVHAKLLPWLAQLPALQDNANNLSRAN
- the LOC113704094 gene encoding monooxygenase 2 isoform X2 encodes the protein MVIKSEDGNEMRSFNFKDEDESQEVRAVERRILLETLANQLPSDSVSFSSRLVNIQREENGETKLQLQDGSELSAKVVIACDGIGSPVAKWMGFPEPKYVGHCAFRGLGYFPEGQPFNPRVNYIYGKGIRAAYVPVSSTKVYWFVCFNSSSPGPKITDTSLLRQQTNELVRNWPADLLNIIDLTPDDTIIRTPLVDRWLWPVASPPASTGKVVLVGDAWHPMTPNLGQGACCALEDAVVLAKKLAEAVKSEAMSIEEAFRSYQDERWGRVFPLTIRANVVGTLLQWDDPLWCFVRNNIVIPKLVSLGPVLEHTNFEFEPLLTN
- the LOC113704094 gene encoding monooxygenase 2 isoform X1, whose amino-acid sequence is MAMAASTSASSPHLLLVKSSISFRHSFQCLHRLPANQSWFEAAQINNTSRSITPKSRTSPFSIKAQADAKKEDIVIIGAGIAGLATAVSLQRLGIKSRVLEQAESLRTGGTSLTLFKNGWSVLDAIGVGNELRTQFLEIQGMVIKSEDGNEMRSFNFKDEDESQEVRAVERRILLETLANQLPSDSVSFSSRLVNIQREENGETKLQLQDGSELSAKVVIACDGIGSPVAKWMGFPEPKYVGHCAFRGLGYFPEGQPFNPRVNYIYGKGIRAAYVPVSSTKVYWFVCFNSSSPGPKITDTSLLRQQTNELVRNWPADLLNIIDLTPDDTIIRTPLVDRWLWPVASPPASTGKVVLVGDAWHPMTPNLGQGACCALEDAVVLAKKLAEAVKSEAMSIEEAFRSYQDERWGRVFPLTIRANVVGTLLQWDDPLWCFVRNNIVIPKLVSLGPVLEHTNFEFEPLLTN